The following DNA comes from Tunturibacter psychrotolerans.
TTGGCCACGCCTGCGGAACTCACAATGCCTGCTCGTAGAAGGAGAAGGTCGTGGATGCGAGGCGAATATTGATCAGTCGGAAGCATGGGCGCCTCAGAAGAGCCTTGCCGCAAACAGCATCCAGAGTGCCAGGGTGGCCCAGCCGAAGAGATAAGTACCGATCAATCCCGAGCTGGCAATCTCCGGGGTTGAATCGAAGCCTTTGCCGAAGACTAGGCCAAAGAAACCGCCGGGAATGGCGCTGATCACGGTGATGTTCCGCAGATCGTCGTGATCCATCCGAAATAACAGCATCATGCATAAGGCGAATAATGGCTGTCCCACAAGCTTTAGAAGTGTGGTGATTGCGACACCGCCGGTGAATCGGAAGCTCTGCGCGGAGACGACCAAACCGGTAAGGACAAGCGCAGAGCCGGTCGCGGCGCTGCCTAATGTCGTGAGTGTGCCTTCGACAAACGTAGGCAGATGAATGTCGAAGAAGGCTCCAACCAAAGCCAATAGAGGGGCCCAGACAACCGGACGTAAAAGAGCGTGAGGAAAGCTACGCAAGATCTGCGCTATGGAGATATCGCGTCCACCGGACTGCTTGTCGGCTTCGAGAAGCGCTAAGGTGAGAGGCGAGATCGTGATCGACCCGATTGCGATCGACAATGCAGCAGTGATGGTCGATTCGGAACCGTAGGCTCCCTTGAATAACGGAAGAGCGATTGCGGCCGAATTTGGGAAGCCAATGGTAAGAGCTAATACGGAGGCATCAGAAAGCGACATGCTCAGCCCTCTGCGCGCCCAAATGTAGCTAATCAGATACAGGACACAGAAGACCAGCGTGATCATCAGGGCCGCGGGGACATGGCGTAGCAAATCAGCTTGCGATGAGCCAATAATCGTTGAGAACAGAGCGCAGGGAATCGCAAAGCTCATCACCAGCACGATCAGATTGCGGACATTCCGGTTGTCCATCGTACCGCGCCGGCCTGCGACATATCCGAGAAGCAGTCCGGCGAATATCGGGATGAGTGTGTCAAGTAAAACCTTCGTCACGACGGCTCCCTATGCGTTCTGCCACTGTGCTTCCAGCGCAGCGCGGACGGCAATCCCAGCCTTCCGCGTCTGCTTAGCAGCATCGGACTGAAGCCGGCTGCTGAGGTCGGTTGCACCGCGGCGTGCATCCTGAATAGCGCCGATCAGCTCATGCTTGATAGCTTCGACGTCGGCCGCTGGGGGATTCTGGGGATCGTCCACGTGAAGCAATTTGTAGAGCAGTCCAAGCCTGGCGTAGTCGTGGACGTCATAAGACATCGGAGCAATCTGATGCCCAAGCTCTTCGAGTTCATCGACCGAGCGACGCGTGATTCTCGCCGCCGCTTCCTTGTGCATCGCGTGAATCACAATGCCAGAATCATCGAAGGATAGGATGCGATTCGCTTGATAGCCATGAGTAAGAAATCCGCCGGAGAAAGCTTGTCCCGCGACAAGCGAGATCACGGGATGTCCAGCCATCCGCGCCGAAGCATAGGCATCGGAGGACGCTGCCGCGGCGAAGAATATCCCGGCCGTCTCTTCGCGGCGCCCATAAGCCTGGCTCTTAACGTCGACGATCGCGATCACTGTACGCTTTTGTGCTCTGGGCTTTTCATGATCTTCGGCTATAACTCTACGCAGGTGATGAGCCAGGGTGAACGCTTCCTCGAGACCCACCTGACCATCTCGCACACACGGAAAGCGGCTGGACGGATTAGGTATGACACAAAGGAACAATGCGATCTCATCGCCGATCTGAGAATTAGAAGCGAGAACGGTTCCGGGGTCTCCGGACATCGGTTGATTGTTACCCGTCAGCGCCTCAAACCAAACCCTTCCTCGCAACCCGATGTGTTCACTCATCGCAGCCCTCCCGTTGTTGTGTTGTTCCATTCCCGGCGCAGGCTAATTGGATCGATCTGCGCAGACGTATCCAGGGCAGCGATTCGATCGCGGTAGAGCTCTACTTGTTGGCTTCTGTATTCGGGTAGAAGATCAGCCTGGACGTATTTACGGATTGTGGCTTTGATCTTCTCGACGTCATCTTCGACGAGGGCATCGGCCAGGCCCATCCCAACACGCTGTTCTCCACCGTGAATGGCCCAGATGAGCGCTCTGTCGGAGGAATCGAATTCGTCAATACCCGACTCCTGCTCGATGACCTCAGGGCCATTGAGACCGAGTCGCGCCTCGCGTGTCATCACAACGTAGCTCGATACTCCGGCTGCAAGGGACATGCCCCCGAAGCAGCCAACTGTGCCGGCAATCAAGGTAATCACTGGAGCATGTGGACGTAAGGCGAGCACTGACGAGATCACTTCGGCTACAGCCGCTAATCCAAGATTGGCTTCCTGCAGACGAACTCCGCCGGTCTCGAGCAAAAGAATGGCAGCTGTCCTTTTACCAGCTACTGAGTCTTTGGTGGCGAGATCAAGGGCCGCGGCCATCTTTGCACCGGAGATTTCTCCGATACTGCCGCCCTGAAAGGCTCCTTCCAGGGCGATGGCGACAGCGGGCATGCCGCCGATCCTACCCTTGATCACGATGCAACCGTCGTCAAACTGTGGCGCGATGCCTTGCATTGGCAGCCACGGAGACTCCCTTCGTTCGAAAGGGTCAACCAGTTCCTTCCAGGTGCCCTCGTCGAACAGGCTCTGGGCCCGTTTGCGGCCGTCAAGTTCAATGAAGCTTTTACGGCTTACGAATTCCGGAATGATACTTGTCTGGCTCATTGACTTATCACCTCCACCGCTTGTTCCAGCCGAAGCATGACGCTTCCTGGAGTTGCGCCGGCATCGTTGATCCGGATGCGTACGGCTCCGTCGAACTTTGAGAAGAAGCGATCGAATACAGCCTTCCAGGAACTCTGAAAGCCATCTACGCTCGTCGTGATCGAGACGTGGGCACCTTCGCTCTGTGCCGGCTCCATGAGAACTTCCATATCACCGGAGCCGACGACTCCAATATGAGCCCTCTTCGTGATGCGACGTTTTGCCGCCGGATAGTCGAACTCAATTTGCTCCATAGGGATCTCCCTCCGAAAGACTATTGTCCTCTTGCACTGCATATTGACCTCGTTCCAGGGCGTCCAAAAAGAGAGTGGCGGCCAGAATATCCGCACTGCCCCCCGGAGAAATGGTTCGGATAAAAAGTTCGTGATCGAGCTGGAGCATTGCCTGATCTCCAGCGGCGCTTCCGGGACCGCCTGCGTGCAGAATGTCTGAAGCGCCCTTCTGTACGATTGTCAGTCCCTCCGCCCCGCCACGATAAAGAACGCAGGTATCATCGAGGCGAGCCATGATGTCGAGAAGCGCTGACAATCTGCTATTCGTTTCTGTGCAGCCTTTCTTTCTTGCCGCAAGCAGAGCGGGGAGGCCGACGTGAACGATGTGGGGAAAGTTTGCAATGGCTTCACCGCGCGCTCCGGTCACGCCATAACGGGCTCGAACCATGTCGCCGTGCGATACCAGTTGGGGGCGAACGCTATCCGGCAAAGATGCCAGAAGGCCGGCACCTTTCGCGATCGTGTCCGGATTTGATTCGATGTCCTGGCCTGCTGCCGTTACCAGCAGGCCCAGAATCCAGATCGCTCCTTTGTGGGAGTTGCTTCCACCAGTTACCTGAAGCATCGCGAATTCAGCAGCGCGTCCGATGGCGGCAACCTCGGTACGCAATGCATTGCTGAATGGCATGGATTGCGCAGCCGTCGCCATATCTGCAAAGAAGGGAGCTATCGCTGACGCAGATCGCCGCATAAGATCTAACGAAAGATCGGAGTGCGCTCCAGTTCCTCTTCGATCCACCAGCCCTGGCTTCGGAGTGAGTTCAGCTTCGGCGACCAGCGCCTGCCGTGCCAATTCCGCGAGATGCTCGGCGGCAAACACTTCTCGAACAGGTGCGACCTGTCGAAGAATTGGAAGTACGTTTGCCATTACCAGCTCCTGAACTTTGCGGGAGGTTGATACAGACCACCGGACCAGGCGACCAGGTCTTCCATACTGCGGGCCGCGAGAAGGGCGCGATTTGCCTGGAGCCGCTGCACTCCAATGTCTTCCGGGTATGCAACAATGCCTTTGCGACGAAGTTCAGCCGTCTCCGCGGGCTTAGCATTCAGACCAACGGGGCTAATGCCTGCAACGGCTGCTAATGCTCGACGGCGCTCCTCGATTCCTTCCGTCTTATAGAGGTAAGCGATCCCTTCCTCAGTGACGACATGGCTGACATCATCGCCATAGATCATGATCGGCGTGATGGGCATGCCAGCTTTCTTTCCAACTTCAACCGCATCGAGCGTTTCGACGAAGGCAGGAACTCCACCTTTGGAGAAGGTCTCCAGAGTCTGGACGACAAGTTTTCTGCCGCGAGCGTTCGGGCTCGGGTCCGTTTTGAGGTCGAGCCACGCAGGTGTCGAATGACGGCGCCCGTGGGGGTCATGTCCCATATTCGGCGCGCCCCCGAAACCGGCCAGACGGCCAGTTGTTACGGTCGATGAATTGGCATCGCCATCCATCTGCAGGGTTGCACCGATAAAGGCGTCGACCGCGTACTGTCCGGCAAGCTGGCACAACACACGGTTGGAGCGGAGACTTCCGTCACGGCCGTTAAAGAAGATATCGGGTCTGGCGCGAATGTAGTCATCCATGCCGACTTCGCTGCCAAATGAGTGGACGCTCTGGACCCAGCCGCTCTCGATGGCCGGGATAAGCGTCGGATGCGGATTGAGCGCGAAGTGCCGGCAGATTTTCCCGCGCAGTCCCAACGACTCTCCATACGTCGGCAGCAACAGTTCGATGGCCGCGGTATCGAAGCCGATGCCGTGATTGAGCGACTGGACCTGGTGCCGTTCATAGACACCACGAATGACCATCATTCCGGTAAGGATTTGAAGCTCAGTGATGTGGCGAGGGTCGCGGGTAAAGAGCGGCTCGACTGCGAAGGGTTTGTCGGCTTCCACAACAATGTCCACCCAGGACGCTGGAATGTCTACGCGTGGGAGCTTGTCAACGATCTGGTTTACCTGGACGATAACAATCGCATCGTGAAAGGCTGCGGCCTCCACAATCACCGGCGTATCTTCAGTGTTTGGGCCTGTAAACAGGTTTCCTTCCTGGTCAGCCTGTTCGGCGCATACCAATACGACGTTAGGGACAAGGTCAACGAGTAGTCGGGCATAAAGCTCAACATAAGTGTGAATTGCACCGATCTCGAGGACGCCATCCTCCAGAAGCTGGGCTACTCGAAGGCTCTGGGGTCCCGCAAACGCGAAGTCCACTTTCTTCGCGATACCGAGCTCAAAGAGTGTCAGATGCTCGGGCCGGCTGATGCTTGAAATGATGAGGTGAAGGTCGCGGATCTTCTTCGCATCGACCTGCACAAGGGACCGGGACAAAAAGTCGGCTTGTTTCTGATTGTCACCCTCCATGACGATTCTGTCACCCGATGCTATGACCGACTCAAGGGCTTCAACGATCTTTTCCTGTGCTAATACTGGCCCCTTCATCCATGGCTCGACTGACTGCATGCGTCGCGCTTTCTCATCGCGACGAGTCGTCCAGGAGACCGGACGCTGCTGTTGCGTCTGCTCACTCAAGCTGAAGTTTGTTTTCATGATGCGGTTCTCCACTCTCATTTGTTGACATGCCCTAATTTTCTAGCAAATCGGACACTCTCGCATCCGCACTGGCTTTCCACAAGATTGATATCTCATGAACGGTCAGCAGATTGATCGTCTGATAAGACTTCAGGTTGTTATCGCGTAATAAGGTGCGCAAGGACAACCTCGCACGCAAGAGTCGCGATTTAGCAGACGCCTTGGAAATGCCGAGAGAATCAGCTATCTCCTGCATTGAATACTCCTGCGAATATCGAAGTTCCACTGCATTTCGAAGATACGGACGCAACCGAACAATTGCTTCCCTGAGCAATTCCGATCTTTCGTGTCTCGTATAGACGCGCTCAGGATCTTCCCTGAGGTCCCGCATTTCCCATCTATCATCGGATCCGCAACAATTGTCGTCAACGTCGATCGACTGGTCATTGTTTGCGCGTTTCTTTCTCAAAATCGTAAGCGACGTGTTGATTGCGATTCTGGTGATCCACAACGAAAAACTGGATCTGCCTTCAAAACTATTCAGATGAGTAAATGCCTTAAGAAAAGAATCCTGGAGTGCATCCTCCGAATCTTCCCGGTTTCTGGTGATCCGATATGTCGTTCGCAGGATTGCACGGAAGTGACGGTCTCTGAGTTCAGCGAAGGCGTTGACATTTCCGTCTTGTGCGGCCACGACCAACCACTCGTCGCTCATCTCCTTTAAACTGTGGCTGATTACAGTTTCGTTGTTTGCCAGTATTGGTTGAGTCATTGGGATCGTCCATTCTTACGGTCTAACCGCAGGCGATAGCATCTTGGGCGCGCATGGATTGGATAGGCGTCGGGTGCATATAGTAGTCCGAACTACTTCGAGACCGCACGTGCAGCATTCTCAATTACAACTGCAACTTCCTTGGGATGCGACACATAGACGCAATGGCTGGCGCCCGCGACTTCGACCGTGTGGCTATGAGCTCGCTTGGCATACCATCGTTCAAGGTCAGGGTTGATGGTTCTGTCTTTTGACGCTACCAACATCCAGCTTGGTTTGCTTCTCCACGCCGCCGTCGTGATGACTGCCTTGAAATTCTCCGCCGCGTTGAGTACCTGCGATCGCGCCATGAATGCCGCCTGCTCCGCAGAAAGATCGGCTGCAAAGTACTCACGAAACTGCGCGGGATCGAGGTACGTGAATCCATCTGGCGTCTTCTTGAGCGCACTAGACTTGCCGAGGTCACTCGGAAAGCGCTTCCCGTCGTCTCCTTCGTTTTCCCCAGCGTCTGGCATGTGCGCTGCAACGTACACCAATCCGGCAACTGATGGATCCGTGCCTGCTTCCGTAATCACGGATCCCCCATAGCTGTGGGCGACAAGGATGCTCGGTCCGTCTTGCAGCGCGAGGATCCGCTTCACGGCGGTCACATCATCGTGGAAGGACGTCTCCGGCTCTTGGGCGATGCTGACATTGAAGCCGTCCCTGACGAGAATGTTGTAGACGCCTTTCCATCCCGAACCGTCCGCCCAGGCACCGTGGACGAGGACGATGTTCTTCACTTCAGACTTCTGAGCTTGTAACTTCGGTGTGCTCGATAAGGCAGCAGCACACAACATCGTGGCGAATAGGGCAAATTTATTGACCATACCTATCTCCAGTTGCTTCTTTGTTGAGTTCTGCAGCGCGTTTTCAAAGACTCAGACCGTCACTGCTGGTGAGGCTCTCATCCAACGGTTGCCTCTGATGCCTTACCCTTCGAAGAACGCAGCTTCCTTCGCCGTTCTCAAGTCCCTTGAAGATCTCGCGAACACTGTCTGATGTAATTGCCATTTGAAACTCTCCTTGTCCTTTGCGATTTGTCTTCTGCGCTTTGCAATTAGATAAGCAGGTATCGTGCCAATTGCTAAGTTGCTGAAAACGAGCTGGCTTCATCATCAGAGCCATGCTGCACGCTCAGCAAAATGACGAGCGCTCAGCAGAACGTGCGGAAACCAAAGACTGACCGGCGACGGATGGACTTACTTTTCGAGTCCAAGGATAGACAAGAGAATTTGGGGGCAGGCGCCGCTCGTCGGGAGCGAGAGCCTTTCCAATTAGGACGATTGATGTTTCAGATCGTACTTGCTAATTTTCAAACGCCTGATTTTCGATTCAAGTGTTTGTCGCGGAATCCCGAGTTTGGCAGCCGCGCCTGAAGGTCCGGAAATGCGGCCATGGCAGTCAGCGAGGGCAGCTTCGATCATCCCTACTTCGCGATCTGACAGCGTCGAAAGCCCTTCGCGCGGCTGCCGAGACTCTGCCGACTCACGTTTTAGCCAGCTCTCATCAACGAAGAATGTGTCCGTTTCACCTAGAATGACCGCCCGTTCCACGACATTCTGCAATTCACGGATATTACCTGGCCAGCCGTAGGCTGTTAACTGCTCCAGTGTTTGCCTACCGATATGTTGGATTTTCTTGCCTGCCGCCTTAGCGTAACGCCCAACGAAATATTCGACGAGCAATGGAATATCCGCCGCTCGCTCGCGGAGCGGTGGAACAACAATCGGAACAACATGGAGTCTGTAGAAAAGATCCTGGCGGAAGGTTCCAGCAGCGACGGCAGCAGGCAGATCCCGGTTCGTGGCTGCTATTAGCCGGACGTCTACCGGAATCGGATGGTTGCTTCCCACTCGCTCAAACTCGCGCTCCTGTAGCACGCGC
Coding sequences within:
- a CDS encoding AEC family transporter, with amino-acid sequence MTKVLLDTLIPIFAGLLLGYVAGRRGTMDNRNVRNLIVLVMSFAIPCALFSTIIGSSQADLLRHVPAALMITLVFCVLYLISYIWARRGLSMSLSDASVLALTIGFPNSAAIALPLFKGAYGSESTITAALSIAIGSITISPLTLALLEADKQSGGRDISIAQILRSFPHALLRPVVWAPLLALVGAFFDIHLPTFVEGTLTTLGSAATGSALVLTGLVVSAQSFRFTGGVAITTLLKLVGQPLFALCMMLLFRMDHDDLRNITVISAIPGGFFGLVFGKGFDSTPEIASSGLIGTYLFGWATLALWMLFAARLF
- the mdcE gene encoding biotin-independent malonate decarboxylase subunit gamma encodes the protein MSEHIGLRGRVWFEALTGNNQPMSGDPGTVLASNSQIGDEIALFLCVIPNPSSRFPCVRDGQVGLEEAFTLAHHLRRVIAEDHEKPRAQKRTVIAIVDVKSQAYGRREETAGIFFAAAASSDAYASARMAGHPVISLVAGQAFSGGFLTHGYQANRILSFDDSGIVIHAMHKEAAARITRRSVDELEELGHQIAPMSYDVHDYARLGLLYKLLHVDDPQNPPAADVEAIKHELIGAIQDARRGATDLSSRLQSDAAKQTRKAGIAVRAALEAQWQNA
- a CDS encoding biotin-independent malonate decarboxylase subunit beta, producing MSQTSIIPEFVSRKSFIELDGRKRAQSLFDEGTWKELVDPFERRESPWLPMQGIAPQFDDGCIVIKGRIGGMPAVAIALEGAFQGGSIGEISGAKMAAALDLATKDSVAGKRTAAILLLETGGVRLQEANLGLAAVAEVISSVLALRPHAPVITLIAGTVGCFGGMSLAAGVSSYVVMTREARLGLNGPEVIEQESGIDEFDSSDRALIWAIHGGEQRVGMGLADALVEDDVEKIKATIRKYVQADLLPEYRSQQVELYRDRIAALDTSAQIDPISLRREWNNTTTGGLR
- a CDS encoding malonate decarboxylase subunit delta → MEQIEFDYPAAKRRITKRAHIGVVGSGDMEVLMEPAQSEGAHVSITTSVDGFQSSWKAVFDRFFSKFDGAVRIRINDAGATPGSVMLRLEQAVEVISQ
- a CDS encoding triphosphoribosyl-dephospho-CoA synthase, with amino-acid sequence MANVLPILRQVAPVREVFAAEHLAELARQALVAEAELTPKPGLVDRRGTGAHSDLSLDLMRRSASAIAPFFADMATAAQSMPFSNALRTEVAAIGRAAEFAMLQVTGGSNSHKGAIWILGLLVTAAGQDIESNPDTIAKGAGLLASLPDSVRPQLVSHGDMVRARYGVTGARGEAIANFPHIVHVGLPALLAARKKGCTETNSRLSALLDIMARLDDTCVLYRGGAEGLTIVQKGASDILHAGGPGSAAGDQAMLQLDHELFIRTISPGGSADILAATLFLDALERGQYAVQEDNSLSEGDPYGAN
- the mdcA gene encoding malonate decarboxylase subunit alpha, coding for MKTNFSLSEQTQQQRPVSWTTRRDEKARRMQSVEPWMKGPVLAQEKIVEALESVIASGDRIVMEGDNQKQADFLSRSLVQVDAKKIRDLHLIISSISRPEHLTLFELGIAKKVDFAFAGPQSLRVAQLLEDGVLEIGAIHTYVELYARLLVDLVPNVVLVCAEQADQEGNLFTGPNTEDTPVIVEAAAFHDAIVIVQVNQIVDKLPRVDIPASWVDIVVEADKPFAVEPLFTRDPRHITELQILTGMMVIRGVYERHQVQSLNHGIGFDTAAIELLLPTYGESLGLRGKICRHFALNPHPTLIPAIESGWVQSVHSFGSEVGMDDYIRARPDIFFNGRDGSLRSNRVLCQLAGQYAVDAFIGATLQMDGDANSSTVTTGRLAGFGGAPNMGHDPHGRRHSTPAWLDLKTDPSPNARGRKLVVQTLETFSKGGVPAFVETLDAVEVGKKAGMPITPIMIYGDDVSHVVTEEGIAYLYKTEGIEERRRALAAVAGISPVGLNAKPAETAELRRKGIVAYPEDIGVQRLQANRALLAARSMEDLVAWSGGLYQPPAKFRSW
- a CDS encoding RNA polymerase sigma factor, producing the protein MTQPILANNETVISHSLKEMSDEWLVVAAQDGNVNAFAELRDRHFRAILRTTYRITRNREDSEDALQDSFLKAFTHLNSFEGRSSFSLWITRIAINTSLTILRKKRANNDQSIDVDDNCCGSDDRWEMRDLREDPERVYTRHERSELLREAIVRLRPYLRNAVELRYSQEYSMQEIADSLGISKASAKSRLLRARLSLRTLLRDNNLKSYQTINLLTVHEISILWKASADARVSDLLEN
- a CDS encoding alpha/beta hydrolase, with protein sequence MVNKFALFATMLCAAALSSTPKLQAQKSEVKNIVLVHGAWADGSGWKGVYNILVRDGFNVSIAQEPETSFHDDVTAVKRILALQDGPSILVAHSYGGSVITEAGTDPSVAGLVYVAAHMPDAGENEGDDGKRFPSDLGKSSALKKTPDGFTYLDPAQFREYFAADLSAEQAAFMARSQVLNAAENFKAVITTAAWRSKPSWMLVASKDRTINPDLERWYAKRAHSHTVEVAGASHCVYVSHPKEVAVVIENAARAVSK